In Flavobacterium endoglycinae, one DNA window encodes the following:
- a CDS encoding DUF5074 domain-containing protein — MKKNLIQIILSAFVILNLVSCREDETIFLSSDTNVAAPRSDGNIEGFYLLNEGNMGMNRASLDVFNYRTGNYTTDVYSERNPSVVKELGDVGNDIKIYGNKVYAVINCSNKVEVLEKWTAKRIKKIDIPNCRYVTFYRDKAYVSSYSGPVAIDPNAEIGFVAEIDTTSLEIKRKVTVGYQPEQMVVHNGKLYVANSGGYRVPNYDRTVSVIDLETFTEIKKIDVGINLYSMQIDSRGDIYVSSRGDYYNTPSNLFVIDTKTDEKKMQLDIPVSGTCLVDDLLYYYSVSWSYLTGSNKVSYGILDTKTKKIVTDKIITDGTDKKIMIPYGLQVNPETKEIYITDAQNYVVTGYIYCFTPDGKLKWKTTAGNIPAHIAFITKK; from the coding sequence ATGAAAAAGAACCTTATACAAATAATACTAAGCGCTTTTGTAATCCTTAATCTGGTTTCGTGCCGCGAAGATGAAACGATTTTTCTTTCTTCAGATACGAATGTGGCGGCTCCACGAAGTGATGGAAATATTGAGGGATTTTATCTGCTCAATGAAGGCAATATGGGAATGAACAGAGCCAGCCTTGATGTTTTTAATTATAGAACCGGAAATTATACCACAGATGTGTATTCAGAACGAAATCCGTCGGTTGTAAAAGAGCTGGGAGATGTAGGTAATGATATAAAAATTTATGGTAACAAAGTGTATGCTGTTATAAACTGTTCGAATAAGGTTGAAGTACTTGAAAAGTGGACTGCAAAGCGAATTAAGAAAATCGATATTCCCAATTGTCGTTATGTTACTTTTTACAGAGACAAGGCTTACGTAAGTTCGTATTCAGGTCCAGTAGCGATTGATCCGAATGCCGAAATTGGATTTGTAGCCGAAATTGATACTACTTCTTTAGAAATAAAACGTAAAGTTACCGTTGGTTATCAGCCGGAACAAATGGTAGTGCATAACGGAAAATTGTATGTGGCCAATTCGGGTGGCTATCGTGTTCCTAATTACGACAGAACCGTTTCGGTAATCGATCTTGAAACTTTTACTGAGATTAAAAAAATTGATGTTGGCATTAATTTGTACAGCATGCAGATTGACAGCAGGGGAGATATTTATGTGAGTTCACGAGGAGATTATTACAACACGCCGTCAAATCTTTTTGTAATTGATACCAAAACCGACGAAAAGAAAATGCAGCTTGATATTCCCGTTTCGGGAACTTGTTTGGTCGATGATCTATTGTATTATTACAGTGTATCATGGAGTTATTTAACGGGAAGCAACAAAGTGAGTTATGGGATTTTAGATACTAAAACCAAGAAAATCGTAACGGACAAAATTATTACTGATGGTACCGACAAAAAAATAATGATTCCGTATGGACTTCAGGTAAATCCCGAAACCAAAGAAATATATATCACTGATGCTCAAAACTATGTCGTAACAGGATATATCTATTGTTTTACTCCCGATGGAAAATTAAAATGGAAAACAACCGCTGGAAATATTCCGGCTCATATTGCTTTTATTACGAAGAAGTAG
- a CDS encoding eCIS core domain-containing protein, whose product MEHIQDISENKIQSVSASLNEKAIQKKGRILEDNRPASILQRKANNTGLPDNLKSGIENLSGHSMDDVKVHYNSDKPAQLNAHAYAQGSDIHIASGQEKHLPHEAWHVVQQKQGRVKPTLQMKKGKVNVNDDKGLENEADVMGRKATQFMNLHEKNSKTSSLIQKHPDLLKTTQRVIIFQRKITDNLIKQKIKSHYATRNVDPIVLNILLEDAFDNTNSYETAIERIDRGIMHDNAMTAPDNNSARKKNTNKRANIDVSDTRARPSFESSVPEMETSEDELKEEWNESNTTKFYSKIRGMLKIARDPDHENHKETKEKLDKLINGYKQHDSVKKLIDGAVRVKATKAKGASTGTGLDELFKTSETMKYLEMSYRPPKDMQSVAKFDGEEFDWMDAQEQIRLSTEFIIWAGDLVEEISGHTGTFQKKYKSNWMTQKQAVMHEVRDDAISKRSNPATGIVEAVSTHLRITENVEGLVKERYKGPKASEALTSDGHSVDERYDEILKDLQRHRNVLKSYIQDFRKKAVPTGNSSPLIARHGGLDYYPESPMQYSEDEEPVEIKKTGKVNGNPLFNLASQWRKTHGTPSKSIPPKPVNPAIAEARKFIKENWSSKMATSINKSAKLQAKKLGEDADPDEFDKVMIMNYIAKIELLDSKDGLPEIIKNLKAELDKLS is encoded by the coding sequence ATGGAACACATTCAAGATATCAGTGAAAATAAAATACAATCCGTTTCGGCAAGTCTGAATGAAAAGGCTATTCAAAAAAAAGGAAGGATATTGGAAGACAACCGCCCTGCTTCTATTTTACAAAGAAAAGCCAACAATACCGGACTGCCCGATAATTTGAAATCAGGTATCGAAAACCTCTCTGGTCATTCTATGGACGATGTAAAAGTGCATTATAACTCAGACAAACCGGCTCAGCTCAATGCACATGCGTATGCACAAGGTTCTGATATTCACATTGCTTCCGGACAGGAAAAACATCTCCCACACGAAGCTTGGCATGTTGTACAGCAAAAACAAGGACGTGTAAAACCAACCTTGCAGATGAAGAAAGGTAAAGTAAATGTAAATGATGATAAGGGTTTGGAAAATGAAGCTGATGTTATGGGAAGAAAAGCTACTCAATTTATGAATTTACATGAAAAAAACTCGAAAACAAGTTCATTGATACAAAAGCATCCAGATTTACTTAAAACGACTCAAAGAGTTATAATATTCCAAAGAAAAATTACGGATAATTTAATAAAACAAAAAATAAAAAGTCATTATGCAACCCGTAATGTAGATCCAATAGTGCTAAATATACTTTTAGAGGATGCTTTTGATAACACAAATAGTTATGAAACCGCTATCGAAAGAATTGATAGAGGAATCATGCATGACAATGCTATGACTGCTCCAGATAATAACTCTGCAAGGAAAAAAAATACTAATAAAAGAGCTAATATAGATGTTAGTGATACTCGTGCTAGACCTTCTTTTGAATCCAGTGTTCCTGAAATGGAAACATCAGAAGATGAACTAAAAGAAGAATGGAATGAATCCAATACCACAAAATTTTATTCAAAAATCAGGGGAATGTTAAAAATTGCAAGAGATCCAGATCATGAAAATCATAAAGAAACAAAAGAGAAACTAGATAAACTTATAAATGGATACAAACAACATGATTCTGTAAAGAAATTAATTGATGGGGCTGTAAGAGTAAAAGCTACAAAAGCAAAAGGCGCAAGTACAGGAACTGGCTTAGATGAACTTTTCAAAACTTCAGAAACTATGAAATATCTTGAAATGTCCTATCGTCCTCCAAAAGATATGCAGTCTGTTGCAAAATTCGATGGAGAGGAGTTTGACTGGATGGATGCACAGGAACAAATAAGACTTTCTACCGAGTTTATCATTTGGGCAGGTGATCTCGTTGAAGAGATTTCAGGACATACAGGGACATTTCAAAAAAAATATAAAAGTAATTGGATGACCCAAAAACAAGCTGTTATGCATGAAGTAAGGGATGATGCTATATCAAAACGAAGTAATCCTGCTACTGGTATCGTCGAAGCTGTTTCCACTCATTTAAGAATAACGGAAAACGTAGAAGGTCTTGTAAAAGAAAGATATAAAGGTCCAAAAGCTTCTGAAGCGTTAACAAGTGATGGGCATTCTGTAGATGAAAGATATGACGAAATATTAAAGGATCTACAACGTCATCGAAATGTATTGAAGAGTTATATTCAAGATTTTAGAAAAAAAGCTGTTCCTACAGGAAACTCTTCACCATTAATTGCAAGACACGGAGGTTTGGATTATTATCCTGAATCCCCAATGCAATATAGTGAAGATGAAGAGCCAGTGGAAATAAAAAAAACAGGGAAAGTAAATGGAAATCCCTTATTCAACTTGGCTTCACAATGGCGAAAAACTCATGGCACTCCATCAAAATCTATTCCTCCAAAACCTGTAAATCCAGCAATTGCAGAAGCAAGAAAATTTATCAAAGAAAATTGGAGTTCAAAAATGGCTACAAGCATTAACAAGTCCGCAAAACTACAGGCTAAAAAGCTGGGAGAAGATGCAGATCCAGATGAATTCGATAAAGTAATGATTATGAATTATATTGCAAAAATAGAATTGCTGGACTCTAAAGATGGTTTACCCGAAATAATTAAAAATCTAAAGGCAGAATTGGATAAGCTTTCATAA
- a CDS encoding eCIS core domain-containing protein gives MALQHQKSSEQKSSITAANTDSGVSAVQLKDNRMQSEVQQKLSNTSSEPIQKKENKTGLPDHLKSGMENLSNQSLDHVKVHYNSSKPAKVQALAYAQGSNIHIGPGQEKHLPHELGHVVQQMEGRVKPNTKVDGMPVNNDAGLEQEATNMGNRAIQRAASHSQKNVNPVQAKKSNPDYTAQFQSMDHLGIPGVNYAVMNQKNYNQWQHTIQAKSALNGVQHNGDQVVVTQFQNSDEVKQFFLPNKVVGGLVILEGILSLAAGVALLVISHGAAFVPGIAGISVGVAKIVRGALTIHGGDKPSPKHKAAIDALRLFEAAVALTAGAIGMNIPGIIFGVAKTLRSLLHILMDCMDKDNPSLAYKVFSGIASALHWIEVAAGFASGSIDAHHAGASEIATKAITATNSMSVSTSKIVRASNQTAGAVKTVRNKSQQAPDIHSPLLE, from the coding sequence ATGGCACTACAGCACCAAAAATCATCCGAACAAAAATCATCTATAACTGCTGCTAATACAGACAGCGGTGTGTCGGCTGTACAATTAAAAGATAACCGGATGCAGTCTGAAGTGCAGCAAAAATTAAGTAATACATCTTCTGAACCTATTCAGAAAAAAGAGAACAAAACGGGTCTTCCGGATCATTTAAAATCAGGAATGGAAAACCTCAGCAATCAAAGTTTAGATCATGTAAAAGTGCATTACAATTCTTCTAAACCTGCAAAGGTACAAGCTTTGGCATATGCACAAGGCTCAAACATTCACATTGGGCCAGGACAAGAAAAGCATCTTCCGCATGAATTAGGTCATGTTGTACAGCAAATGGAAGGTCGGGTAAAACCAAACACAAAAGTTGACGGTATGCCGGTAAACAACGATGCGGGACTTGAACAGGAAGCTACCAATATGGGGAATCGGGCTATTCAGCGTGCAGCTTCTCATTCCCAAAAAAATGTAAATCCTGTTCAGGCAAAAAAATCAAATCCAGACTATACAGCACAATTTCAAAGCATGGATCATCTCGGGATTCCGGGTGTTAACTATGCGGTAATGAACCAAAAGAATTACAACCAGTGGCAGCATACTATTCAGGCAAAATCGGCTCTAAATGGTGTTCAGCATAATGGCGATCAGGTTGTGGTAACTCAGTTTCAAAATTCAGACGAGGTAAAACAGTTTTTTCTTCCCAATAAAGTAGTTGGTGGTCTGGTAATTCTTGAAGGAATATTGTCATTGGCTGCTGGAGTCGCGCTTCTTGTAATATCGCACGGAGCGGCATTTGTCCCGGGTATTGCAGGAATCTCTGTTGGAGTTGCAAAAATTGTCCGTGGTGCCCTTACCATTCATGGAGGTGATAAACCTTCCCCTAAACACAAAGCCGCAATAGACGCGCTTCGTCTTTTTGAAGCTGCTGTAGCTTTAACCGCAGGTGCTATAGGAATGAATATTCCAGGAATTATATTTGGAGTCGCGAAAACACTGCGCTCATTGCTTCACATTTTAATGGACTGCATGGATAAAGATAATCCATCTCTTGCTTATAAAGTTTTCAGTGGCATTGCTTCTGCACTCCATTGGATTGAAGTTGCTGCTGGTTTTGCATCAGGAAGTATTGATGCGCACCATGCTGGAGCAAGTGAAATTGCAACAAAAGCCATTACGGCGACAAATAGCATGAGTGTTTCTACCTCTAAAATTGTAAGAGCTTCAAATCAAACTGCTGGTGCGGTAAAAACCGTTAGAAATAAATCTCAACAGGCGCCAGACATACATTCACCATTACTTGAATAA
- a CDS encoding TonB-dependent receptor, with protein MKWKTKKLPADIQRDSFLWFFISSSSESWFNSTMMYNFKKTFFTAFILLIPVLLHSQTSADSSRVLKEVVLKTKPYQEVIPVQSLSGVLLENLSAHNVADALRYFAGTQIKDYGGVGGLKTVDVRNMGTHHVGVFYDGIQLGNAQNGVTDLGKYSLDDMESLTMYNGQKSEIFQSAKDFSAASTIYLRTKRPVFSGSKKSNLLVRYKTMSIDYHDPSLRWEQKLSDDVSMSVSSEFIKSNGQYKFRYKRKNQDGSTAYDTTATRWNSDIQALRFESGLYGKINNGSWDAKVYYYDSERGAPGAIVENKFKDGFRQFDKNLFTQAFLTKDVSDKYKFQIRGKYAYDYTHYIARDTTQVLGEPVTEGAQSDDSYYQQEVYFSAVNMYSILENWDVSLSTDLQYNKLNATRRGIQTQFSFPQRYTALFSLASSYRYDGFKVLGSVVGTRVIEEVRYNAKPPNKTEFTPALFLGYTPFKQYDFNLRAFAKRIFRMPTFNDLYYTMIGSSTLRPEYMNQYDVGFTYNLPFKESFLDRLSIQADAYYTNTKDKIVAAPTGNLFRWMMTNIGQVRGKGIETVLNAAAHIDQVNLTANLTYTYSESRDFTKFVGLEISSYGDQIPYTPWHSGSAILNAGYKTWNFNYSFIYVGKRYNGNVNNIKVNEVQPWYTHDLAVQKSFLFSKYKLNTAVEVNNTFNQQYEVIYNYPMPGRTFKFIISIEL; from the coding sequence ATGAAGTGGAAAACAAAGAAATTACCGGCTGATATACAGCGGGATTCTTTTCTATGGTTTTTTATATCATCATCATCAGAAAGTTGGTTTAATTCAACAATGATGTACAATTTTAAGAAAACCTTTTTCACCGCTTTTATTTTATTGATTCCTGTTTTGCTTCACTCTCAAACGTCGGCTGATAGTTCTCGGGTTTTAAAAGAAGTAGTTTTAAAAACGAAACCCTATCAGGAAGTTATTCCTGTACAAAGCCTTTCGGGTGTTTTGCTCGAAAATCTGTCGGCTCATAATGTGGCAGATGCGCTTCGTTATTTTGCTGGAACACAAATAAAAGATTACGGCGGAGTGGGCGGACTCAAAACTGTTGATGTACGTAATATGGGTACGCATCATGTGGGTGTTTTTTATGATGGTATTCAGCTTGGAAATGCACAGAATGGAGTAACCGATCTTGGGAAATATTCGTTAGACGATATGGAATCACTTACGATGTATAACGGACAAAAAAGTGAAATTTTCCAGTCGGCAAAAGACTTTTCAGCGGCATCTACAATTTATTTACGCACTAAAAGACCTGTTTTCAGCGGAAGCAAAAAATCAAATCTGCTCGTTCGTTACAAAACTATGTCAATTGATTACCATGATCCTTCTTTGCGTTGGGAACAAAAACTGAGCGATGATGTAAGTATGAGTGTCAGCTCTGAATTTATTAAATCAAATGGTCAGTATAAATTTAGATACAAAAGAAAAAATCAGGACGGAAGCACGGCTTATGACACTACAGCAACGCGTTGGAACAGCGATATACAAGCGCTTCGTTTTGAATCTGGACTTTATGGAAAAATTAATAATGGCTCTTGGGATGCCAAAGTGTATTATTATGATTCTGAAAGAGGAGCGCCGGGTGCTATTGTAGAAAATAAATTTAAAGATGGATTCAGACAGTTTGACAAGAATTTATTTACTCAGGCTTTTTTAACGAAAGATGTTTCCGATAAATATAAATTTCAAATCAGAGGTAAATACGCATACGATTACACTCATTATATCGCTAGAGATACCACACAAGTTTTAGGAGAACCTGTAACCGAAGGAGCGCAATCTGACGATAGTTATTATCAGCAGGAAGTGTATTTTTCGGCAGTAAACATGTACAGTATTTTAGAAAATTGGGATGTTTCTCTTTCCACTGATTTGCAATACAATAAATTAAATGCCACCAGAAGGGGAATTCAAACTCAGTTTTCTTTTCCACAGCGTTATACTGCATTATTTTCATTGGCAAGTTCCTATCGATATGACGGATTTAAAGTTCTTGGAAGCGTTGTGGGTACTCGTGTAATCGAAGAAGTTCGTTACAATGCAAAACCGCCTAATAAAACCGAATTTACGCCTGCTTTGTTTCTGGGTTATACACCATTTAAGCAATATGATTTTAATTTAAGAGCGTTTGCAAAACGCATTTTCAGAATGCCTACTTTCAATGATTTGTATTATACAATGATTGGTTCCAGTACTTTACGACCGGAATATATGAATCAGTACGATGTTGGTTTTACGTATAACCTGCCTTTTAAAGAAAGTTTTTTAGACAGACTTTCAATTCAAGCCGATGCGTATTACACGAATACCAAAGACAAAATTGTCGCTGCACCAACCGGAAATCTTTTCCGCTGGATGATGACCAATATAGGGCAGGTGAGAGGTAAGGGAATCGAAACAGTTTTGAATGCGGCAGCCCATATTGACCAAGTAAATCTTACTGCCAATCTTACTTATACATACTCTGAAAGTCGTGATTTTACAAAATTTGTTGGTTTAGAAATCTCATCTTATGGCGACCAGATTCCCTATACACCATGGCACAGCGGATCGGCAATTTTGAATGCAGGATACAAAACATGGAATTTTAATTACAGTTTTATTTACGTTGGAAAACGGTATAACGGAAATGTCAATAATATCAAAGTAAATGAAGTTCAGCCTTGGTACACTCACGATTTGGCTGTGCAGAAATCTTTCCTCTTCAGCAAATACAAATTGAATACTGCCGTGGAAGTGAACAATACCTTCAATCAGCAATATGAAGTGATTTACAATTATCCGATGCCGGGCAGAACCTTCAAATTTATAATCAGTATCGAATTATGA
- a CDS encoding T9SS type A sorting domain-containing protein, protein MKKITFLFILISIQAFSQIYVGASTPVYVQNQVLYVGQNINLAANSNLYLRNLSQLVQGTTATSTNSGTGTISVYQEGTSDNFEYNYWCSPVGINTSSTGNNNFGITLLNRPTTSTASTPATILSLGNYDGTSNPLAIASYWIYKLTNANNYSQWVQVAGNTTIAPGEGFTMKGTSGSDATNPEGSGANNPGGTGAQRYDFRGKPNDGNITVTVGASNASTLTGNPYPSALHLNAFLLDPLNSACTGIAYFWEQDKTVNSHFLTAYKGGYGSYSPGSLGSNGIYVPATFNTYNPDGSVNTTGPSSGLSIQRKYSPIGQGFVINGVINGTVTFRNSYRIFYKEGSGLSQFNKPAKDKTTAKTTSKNTENEAEEEVQEIPHIRINTIINNQFTRQLALAFLPEATDGVDRGLDALNMDSALPNDANFWLEGGNYIIQGVNFDTSKRIPLIVKAETSSTFKFSAPIVVNFDNTQNIYLYDELDSSYHDLKNGSYEVTVAPGVYTDRFKITFTNSTLGVGEATKSNFYISQDNTNQVLRASNPESTNFKSFRLYDMLGKVVLFKDNLGAEQNYAFSTSGLSDGIYIAAFLTSDNEKISQKIIITNSKN, encoded by the coding sequence ATGAAAAAAATTACATTCCTTTTTATTCTGATTTCCATACAAGCTTTTTCACAAATATATGTTGGCGCAAGCACTCCTGTATACGTTCAAAATCAGGTTTTGTACGTGGGTCAGAATATAAATCTCGCTGCTAATTCAAATCTGTATCTGCGAAATCTTTCTCAGCTTGTACAGGGAACCACTGCTACTTCAACCAATTCCGGAACGGGAACCATATCGGTTTATCAAGAAGGAACTTCAGATAATTTCGAATACAATTATTGGTGCTCTCCAGTTGGTATTAACACCTCATCTACCGGAAACAATAACTTTGGAATTACACTTCTAAACAGGCCTACAACTTCTACAGCGTCTACTCCTGCTACAATTCTGTCATTAGGAAATTATGATGGAACCTCAAATCCGTTAGCGATTGCCTCGTATTGGATTTATAAATTGACCAATGCTAATAATTATTCGCAATGGGTTCAGGTAGCGGGCAATACAACAATTGCGCCTGGAGAAGGTTTTACCATGAAAGGAACCAGCGGCTCAGATGCTACAAATCCTGAAGGAAGCGGTGCTAATAATCCCGGAGGAACTGGTGCTCAGAGATATGATTTTAGAGGAAAACCAAACGACGGAAATATTACCGTAACTGTGGGCGCTTCCAATGCTTCTACCCTTACTGGAAATCCTTATCCTTCTGCGCTTCATTTAAATGCCTTTTTATTAGATCCGCTAAATAGTGCCTGCACCGGAATCGCCTATTTTTGGGAACAGGATAAAACTGTAAATTCACATTTTTTAACAGCTTACAAAGGTGGTTACGGAAGTTATTCTCCGGGATCGTTAGGTTCAAATGGTATTTACGTTCCTGCCACTTTTAATACTTACAATCCTGACGGAAGTGTGAATACTACCGGACCATCTTCGGGACTTTCGATTCAACGAAAATATTCGCCTATCGGACAAGGTTTCGTAATAAACGGTGTTATAAACGGAACGGTTACTTTTAGAAATTCATATCGTATTTTTTACAAAGAAGGTTCAGGATTGTCGCAGTTTAACAAACCTGCAAAAGATAAAACTACGGCCAAAACCACTTCTAAAAATACCGAAAATGAAGCTGAAGAAGAAGTTCAGGAAATTCCTCATATTCGAATAAATACCATCATCAACAACCAATTTACAAGACAGCTTGCATTGGCTTTTTTACCAGAAGCCACTGATGGGGTTGACAGAGGACTTGATGCGCTCAATATGGATTCGGCACTTCCTAATGATGCTAACTTTTGGCTGGAAGGAGGAAATTATATCATACAGGGAGTAAATTTTGATACTTCTAAAAGAATTCCACTTATTGTAAAAGCAGAAACAAGTTCTACTTTTAAATTTTCTGCTCCTATAGTTGTCAACTTTGACAACACTCAAAATATTTACCTCTACGATGAATTGGATTCTTCGTATCATGACTTAAAAAATGGAAGTTATGAAGTTACAGTTGCTCCTGGTGTATACACTGACCGCTTCAAAATTACCTTTACCAATTCTACACTTGGTGTTGGTGAAGCAACGAAATCAAACTTCTATATTAGTCAAGATAACACCAATCAGGTTTTAAGAGCTTCAAATCCTGAATCTACAAACTTTAAATCGTTTAGATTATACGATATGCTTGGTAAAGTGGTATTGTTTAAAGACAATCTAGGAGCCGAACAAAACTATGCGTTTTCTACATCTGGTTTAAGCGACGGAATTTATATCGCCGCCTTTTTAACTTCAGATAACGAAAAGATATCACAAAAGATAATTATTACCAATTCAAAAAACTAA
- a CDS encoding ATP-binding protein, producing METNQNVASLYAEMDWLQKVIDQVICSYLLQEGHENRWQDIPMPDGFDEENSAYHQKLNEWNLNLYERLCLALVLAPQIRPEILDIFFSKNAMYDRGFTEFGGVVSKNHSGFLPTGQTFAFLATAVDPELRVEMLQVLHASNILIKEQVIFLEALEANVPLLNQLISVNERWLQFFLTGTLPRLEHSVSFPAQQISTKLNWSDLVLEDHIMQQVLEIEAWLKYGSVLMNEWGLDNKIKPGYRTLFYGPPGTGKTLTATLLGKSSDREVYRVDLSMIVSKYIGETEKNLSKIFDTAQHKDWILFFDEADSLFGKRTQTSSSNDRHANQQTGYLLQRIEDFPGVVILASNLKENMDEAFSRRFQSMIHFTMPAADERLLLWENAFSGKCQLDPAIDLENIAEKYELAGGAIINVLRYCALKSIQKNETIVTLPVLIEGIRREFKKENRTISVTQMN from the coding sequence ATGGAAACTAATCAAAATGTAGCTTCGCTGTATGCCGAAATGGATTGGCTGCAAAAGGTTATCGATCAGGTAATCTGCAGTTATCTGCTTCAGGAAGGTCATGAAAACCGATGGCAGGATATTCCCATGCCTGATGGGTTTGATGAAGAAAACAGCGCTTACCACCAAAAATTAAACGAATGGAATCTTAATCTGTACGAGCGCCTTTGTCTGGCCCTTGTTCTGGCTCCTCAAATACGACCTGAAATATTGGATATTTTCTTCAGTAAAAATGCCATGTATGATCGTGGGTTTACGGAGTTTGGAGGTGTTGTCAGCAAAAATCACAGCGGTTTTTTACCCACGGGACAAACTTTTGCTTTTTTAGCAACAGCTGTCGATCCTGAACTACGTGTTGAAATGCTGCAAGTGCTTCATGCATCAAATATTCTAATAAAAGAGCAAGTTATATTTCTTGAAGCTTTGGAAGCAAATGTTCCGCTCTTAAATCAGCTGATTTCAGTAAACGAGCGCTGGCTTCAGTTTTTCCTAACTGGAACATTACCACGTTTGGAACACAGTGTTTCATTTCCTGCCCAACAGATTTCCACCAAACTCAATTGGTCTGATTTGGTATTGGAAGATCATATCATGCAGCAAGTTCTCGAAATCGAAGCTTGGCTGAAATACGGTTCTGTTTTAATGAACGAATGGGGACTTGACAACAAGATAAAACCAGGTTACAGAACACTGTTTTATGGACCGCCCGGAACTGGAAAAACGCTGACTGCAACCTTATTAGGCAAAAGCAGTGATCGCGAAGTGTACAGAGTAGATCTTTCGATGATTGTCTCTAAATATATTGGTGAAACCGAAAAAAATCTTTCGAAAATATTTGATACGGCTCAGCATAAAGATTGGATTTTGTTTTTTGATGAAGCGGATTCTCTTTTTGGAAAAAGAACACAAACCTCATCTTCAAACGACAGACACGCCAATCAGCAGACGGGTTATTTGTTACAGCGGATTGAAGATTTTCCGGGAGTTGTTATTCTGGCTTCCAATTTAAAAGAAAATATGGACGAAGCTTTTTCGAGAAGGTTTCAATCTATGATACATTTTACGATGCCTGCAGCCGATGAAAGATTGCTTTTATGGGAAAATGCATTTTCAGGCAAATGCCAGCTTGATCCTGCTATTGATCTGGAAAATATAGCCGAAAAATATGAGCTTGCCGGAGGTGCCATTATTAATGTACTTCGATACTGCGCTTTGAAATCCATTCAAAAAAATGAAACAATTGTAACCCTTCCCGTTTTAATTGAAGGCATCAGGCGTGAATTTAAGAAAGAAAACCGAACTATAAGTGTCACTCAAATGAACTGA